The Lysinibacillus pakistanensis genome includes a window with the following:
- a CDS encoding metal-sensitive transcriptional regulator: protein MEYSDQVKNRVKRMEGQLRGILKMMEEEKDCKAVITQLSAVRSAVDRTVGVIVSTNLLECVQNAEGDGEKMNEAIQEAVNLVVKSR, encoded by the coding sequence ATGGAGTATTCAGATCAGGTAAAAAATCGTGTTAAACGTATGGAAGGCCAGCTACGTGGTATTTTGAAAATGATGGAGGAAGAAAAGGATTGTAAGGCAGTCATTACCCAATTGTCTGCAGTACGTTCAGCAGTAGATCGTACGGTAGGGGTGATTGTAAGTACAAATCTTTTAGAATGTGTACAAAATGCTGAAGGGGATGGCGAGAAAATGAATGAAGCTATTCAGGAAGCCGTGAATTTAGTAGTAAAGAGTCGTTAA
- a CDS encoding transglutaminase domain-containing protein, giving the protein MKKWLIGGVAILMLSPTAALAQNTDTHPENTSPVIAYNVVANSKVTTWDQFTAEIVKQLNNFTPEIKITYSGSMTNFKDKFMDAYDKAQKQAVYASGHLESTAISADSSGNVTFKVKYFTNQSQEVAVQKKIDQVLKTIIKPSMTEFEKVKAINDYIVSNSEYGTKTKASPHSAYALLMEGQAVCQGYTLTAYKMLEQVGIESKYVVGFVNGNEDHAWNLVKIDGKWYHLDTTWNDPLPNRVGVSSYDYFLVTDAQLKKDHTWITSDYPAATSTTYSYMQNVHYAYQDKNTLYFSNTADNDKLYKLDLASGKKTKIIDKRALYITGADNFLYFSDFSNSGYLTKLNLKTLKMEVLVKQSVSDLRISDNHLVYNMNKKEQKLKIN; this is encoded by the coding sequence ATGAAAAAATGGCTGATAGGTGGAGTAGCTATATTGATGTTAAGTCCAACAGCAGCTCTTGCTCAAAATACAGATACTCATCCAGAAAATACTTCCCCAGTGATTGCTTATAATGTAGTAGCTAATTCTAAAGTAACGACATGGGATCAATTCACTGCAGAAATCGTCAAGCAATTAAATAATTTCACACCAGAAATTAAAATTACATATAGTGGTTCAATGACTAATTTTAAAGATAAATTTATGGATGCCTATGATAAGGCTCAGAAGCAAGCCGTCTATGCGAGTGGTCATTTGGAAAGTACCGCTATATCTGCGGATTCATCTGGTAATGTGACGTTTAAAGTCAAATATTTCACAAACCAATCACAAGAAGTAGCTGTACAAAAAAAGATTGATCAAGTATTAAAAACAATTATTAAGCCTTCTATGACAGAATTTGAAAAAGTAAAGGCCATTAATGATTATATTGTATCGAATAGTGAGTATGGTACAAAGACAAAGGCTAGTCCTCATAGTGCATATGCGCTGCTAATGGAAGGGCAGGCTGTTTGTCAAGGTTATACGCTAACGGCTTATAAAATGCTGGAGCAAGTAGGGATCGAATCGAAATATGTTGTTGGCTTTGTTAACGGCAATGAGGACCATGCATGGAATTTAGTGAAGATCGATGGCAAATGGTATCATTTAGATACAACATGGAATGATCCTTTACCAAATCGTGTAGGTGTTTCTTCATACGATTATTTTTTAGTAACAGATGCACAGCTAAAAAAAGATCATACTTGGATAACGTCAGATTATCCTGCTGCAACAAGTACAACATATAGTTATATGCAAAATGTTCATTATGCTTATCAAGATAAGAACACATTATACTTTAGCAATACAGCAGATAATGATAAGTTGTATAAGCTTGATTTAGCAAGTGGTAAGAAGACTAAAATTATTGATAAGCGTGCCCTCTATATTACTGGTGCGGACAACTTTTTGTACTTCAGTGACTTCAGCAATAGCGGTTACTTAACGAAACTAAATCTAAAGACATTAAAAATGGAAGTGCTAGTAAAGCAATCCGTTTCTGATTTAAGAATTAGTGATAACCATTTAGTTTACAATATGAATAAGAAAGAACAAAAACTTAAAATAAACTAG
- a CDS encoding SEL1-like repeat protein — MRTIVRQEEILQDQCKKVRALSFLNLAENLQDANAFAISKPALSLHKSLLVLEEILYEIYKLEMQVEPRVKSVHSLLNQRNFVAKIHPRRIYLLMNLVNKMASSQSNEVVEAKAAKIVLDYLSDIVEWFLKRYDRSFKAKLPSKSSNFEDLTSILNGNILHQEHQSVEAYKNSADWFEMTAKQGNPSAQYNLGVLYNHGRGVKKDYILARKWYERAAEQKDVNALYSLGVLYHLGQGVSQDYEKAAHYYKEAANLGNADAQYNLGVLFNQGLGVPVDFFEAAKWYISAANQGNTSAQNNLGFLYHNGTGVEQSYEEAVTYFEMAALAGDASAQYNLGYMYLKGRGITQNFEEAARWFHMAALQDHTNAEFQLAMLYNTGQGIAQDQVEAIKWFKLAAHSGHTNAQYCLGLLYQKEKDIALAEKWLQLAASHGHISAGFELGRMYVYQLEQSDKALPYFKKAAEKGYADAQYELGLLYVNEAGGTLNYREAAKWWRAATDQSHIQAEYQLGLLYEQGLGIEQDLEEARRCYRLAAIQGHAGAQYQLGNLFDKGKGVEQDYTEAAKWIEQAAAQGHAKARYQLAQMHCHGQGVPKDFVKAAQLYRLAANQGHQKAQFQLGMLYKKGLGVAQDYNEATKWLKMSLENIKE; from the coding sequence GTGAGGACAATCGTCAGGCAAGAGGAAATCCTACAAGATCAATGTAAGAAAGTAAGAGCACTATCCTTCCTAAATTTAGCTGAAAATTTACAGGATGCAAATGCATTCGCTATTTCGAAGCCAGCTCTATCCCTACATAAATCACTTCTCGTACTAGAGGAAATTTTATATGAAATTTATAAATTAGAAATGCAAGTGGAACCTAGGGTAAAAAGCGTACATTCTTTACTTAATCAACGTAATTTTGTTGCTAAAATACATCCACGCCGTATCTATTTACTAATGAACCTTGTGAATAAAATGGCCTCCAGTCAAAGCAATGAGGTTGTCGAGGCAAAGGCTGCGAAAATTGTTCTTGATTATTTAAGTGATATTGTAGAGTGGTTTCTTAAACGCTACGATCGAAGCTTCAAGGCCAAATTACCAAGTAAAAGCTCTAATTTTGAAGATTTAACATCCATTTTAAATGGCAATATACTACATCAAGAGCATCAGTCAGTAGAGGCCTATAAAAATTCAGCAGACTGGTTCGAGATGACAGCAAAACAGGGCAATCCAAGCGCCCAATATAATTTAGGGGTGCTTTATAATCACGGTCGCGGTGTCAAAAAAGATTATATTCTAGCAAGAAAATGGTATGAGAGAGCTGCGGAGCAAAAAGATGTAAATGCTTTATATAGTTTAGGAGTACTTTATCATTTAGGACAGGGTGTCTCGCAAGATTATGAGAAAGCAGCTCATTACTATAAAGAGGCTGCGAATTTAGGAAATGCTGATGCTCAGTATAATTTAGGCGTACTTTTTAATCAAGGACTAGGTGTACCTGTAGATTTTTTTGAGGCAGCAAAATGGTATATTTCTGCAGCCAATCAAGGCAATACAAGTGCTCAAAATAACCTTGGATTTCTTTATCATAACGGAACAGGTGTAGAGCAAAGCTATGAAGAGGCGGTGACCTATTTTGAAATGGCCGCCTTAGCAGGTGATGCAAGTGCCCAGTATAATCTCGGCTACATGTATCTAAAAGGTCGTGGTATCACACAAAATTTTGAAGAAGCTGCTAGATGGTTCCACATGGCAGCACTCCAAGACCACACGAATGCAGAATTTCAATTAGCGATGCTCTATAACACAGGTCAAGGTATTGCTCAGGACCAAGTAGAGGCTATTAAGTGGTTTAAGCTTGCGGCACATAGTGGGCATACAAATGCTCAATATTGTCTCGGTCTACTGTATCAAAAGGAAAAAGATATAGCTTTAGCTGAAAAATGGTTGCAGCTCGCCGCTAGTCATGGACATATAAGTGCAGGCTTCGAGCTTGGGCGTATGTATGTATATCAGCTTGAGCAGTCTGACAAAGCCTTACCTTATTTTAAAAAAGCCGCAGAAAAAGGCTATGCCGATGCCCAGTACGAGCTTGGATTATTATATGTAAATGAAGCTGGTGGCACATTAAATTATAGGGAGGCTGCGAAATGGTGGAGGGCAGCCACGGATCAGTCTCATATTCAAGCAGAATACCAATTGGGACTTTTATATGAACAGGGCTTAGGAATTGAACAAGATTTAGAAGAGGCACGGCGCTGTTATCGGCTAGCAGCCATTCAAGGGCATGCAGGTGCTCAATACCAGCTTGGAAATTTATTTGATAAAGGAAAAGGGGTCGAACAGGATTATACTGAGGCTGCGAAATGGATTGAACAGGCTGCAGCACAGGGGCATGCTAAAGCACGATATCAATTAGCTCAAATGCATTGTCATGGACAGGGTGTCCCTAAGGATTTTGTAAAGGCCGCTCAACTTTATCGTCTAGCTGCTAATCAAGGCCATCAAAAGGCCCAATTTCAGCTAGGTATGCTGTATAAAAAGGGGCTGGGTGTTGCTCAAGATTATAATGAGGCAACAAAATGGCTAAAGATGTCTCTCGAAAATATAAAAGAATAG
- a CDS encoding glycosyltransferase family 2 protein, producing the protein MKNIAAIIPAFNPQSSLITYVHQLLTTTISQIIIVNDGSDDKYANIFEELKSINCCRVLEHDKNIGKGGALKTAFSYIWSQKNQFQGVITVGAHNQHTVQDVKLVLTMTKVFSEGIVLGVRNFHSSDSTLLSYWGNRATSLFFELLYHKKLMDTQTGLRYISIKELPWLLRVKGARYDYDTNMLVAALKRKCPIFEVEIGQLRLKKNTIIQYDEITNAGTIITKMLMNYLKPRDNNQ; encoded by the coding sequence ATGAAAAATATTGCAGCCATTATTCCAGCATTTAATCCACAATCTTCATTAATAACATATGTACATCAGCTTTTAACAACAACGATTTCACAAATTATTATCGTTAATGATGGTAGCGATGATAAATATGCAAATATTTTCGAAGAGTTGAAGAGCATTAATTGCTGCCGAGTGTTAGAGCATGATAAAAATATTGGAAAGGGCGGCGCATTGAAAACGGCATTTTCTTATATATGGTCTCAAAAAAATCAGTTTCAAGGTGTAATAACTGTCGGTGCTCACAATCAACATACAGTGCAAGATGTAAAATTGGTATTAACGATGACAAAGGTATTCTCAGAAGGGATTGTGCTAGGGGTACGTAATTTTCATTCATCGGACAGTACCCTTTTATCTTACTGGGGAAATCGCGCAACAAGCTTGTTTTTTGAGCTTCTTTACCATAAAAAGCTAATGGATACTCAGACTGGCCTAAGGTATATCTCTATAAAAGAACTTCCATGGTTGCTGCGAGTAAAGGGAGCACGTTATGATTATGATACAAATATGCTAGTTGCTGCACTTAAAAGAAAATGTCCAATTTTTGAGGTGGAGATTGGGCAATTACGTTTAAAGAAAAACACCATTATTCAATATGATGAAATAACAAATGCAGGAACAATTATTACTAAAATGCTTATGAATTATTTAAAACCAAGGGACAATAATCAATAA